CCTCGCGCACCGCCGCCAGCGGAAACGGCCGAAAGCTGTGGATGCCCAATACGCCGATCTTTTGGCCCTCGTCGCGCAAGGCATCCACCGTGTCCTTCAGCGTGCCCAGCACCGAGCCCAGCGCCACCACGATGGTGGCCGCGTCATCGCAGCGGTAGGCCCGCACCAGGCCGCCCGAGCGGCGGCCGAAGCGCTGCGCAAACTCGTCGGCGATCTGCGGAATGCGCTCCAGCGCCTGCAGCTGCCGCGCGTGCGCCAGGTAGCGCACCTCCATGAAGGCCTCGGGCCCGACCATCGCGCCGATCGACACCGGCTCGGCCGGATCGAGCACCTGGCGCGGCACATAGGGCGGCAAAAAGGCATCCACCTCAGCCTGGTCGGGCAGGTTCACCGGCTCGTAGGCGTGGGTCAGGATGAAGCCGTCCATGCACACCATCACCGGCAGCGACAGCTCCTCGGCCAGCTTGAAGGCCTGGAGGTGCAGGTCCAGCGCCTCCTGGTTGTTCTCGGCAAACAGCTGGATCCAGCCGCAATCGCGCTGGCTCATGCTGTCGGAGTGGTCGTTCCAGATGTTGATCGGCGCACCGATGGCGCGGTTGGCCACGGTCATCACGATGGGCAGGCCCAGGCCGCTGGCGTTGTACACCGCCTCGGCCATGAACAGCAGGCCCTGGCTGGCGGTGGCGGTGTAGGCCCGCGCACCGGCCGCCGAGGCGCCGATGGCCACGCTCATGGCCGCGAACTCGCTCTCCACGTTGATGAACTCGCAGGGCGTGAGCTGCCCGCTTTTGACCAGCGCGCCCAGGCCTTCGACGATGTGCGTCTGCGGCGAAATCGGGTAGGCGCAGATCACCTCGGGCCGGGCCAGGGCCACGGCACGCGCCACGGCCACCGAGCCCTCGATCTGCTCGCGGTGGCCACCGGGGCGGGTGGCGGCTTCAACGGGCGGCATGGCGCAGCTCCTCGATCTCGCGGCTCACATGGGCAAAGGCCTCGCTGGCGGCGGCCACATTGGCCTCGGCCAGCTGGCCCTTGAACTTGTCGCGGATGGCATGCGCCACCGCATCCAGCGACACCAGCCCGGCCAGCGCCGCAAAACCGCCCAGCAGCACGGCGTTCGGCAGCGGCCGGCCCAGGTGTTTTTGCGCGATGTCGGTGGCCGGCACGGTGGTGAGCCGCTCGTGGCGAAAGCGCGAGGCCATATCGCCCAGGCCCAGCGCGTCAAAGCCCAGGCGGCTGTTGATCAGCACATAGCCATCGGGCTGCAGGCCCTGGAACACATCCACCTGGTGCAGCAGCGTGGCGTCCTGCACGATCAGCACATCGGGCGCCATGATCGGCTCGCGCAGCCGGATCTCGCGGTCATCGATGCGGCAGAAGGCCACCACCGGCGCGCCGGTGCGCTCGGAGCCGAAGCTGGGAAACGCCTGCGCGCAGCGGCCCTGCCAGAAGGCGGCGATCGAGAGCATCTCGGCAGCCGTGACCACCCCCTGCCCGCCCCGCCCGTGAATGCGGATCTGCAGCATGCGCGCTCCTCTTCGTCCCGTGGTGCGGGTGTGAAGTGGGCATTCTTCGGCGCGGCTCCGGCGCGCAGGTTGAGCGGCGTCAAGCACCGTGGAACGGCGGGCCCAGCGCCGGGCCGCGCCCAGGCGGGCCCGCCTACCCGCCCGGCGGGTGGACTCACGTGCCCGTGAGGCCGGGGGCTCCCGCTAGCGAACGGCGGGCTCCAGCAGGCGCAGCGTGCCGGCCGTGGCGTCGATCTCGGCCGGCAGGCCGATGGGCACGGTGAACTTCTGGCGGATGTGGCCGATCATCGCGCCGCGGTAGACCGGCACCTTGAGCGGCGCGAACCAGTCGTCAAACACCTCGTCGAGCGTCAACGTGCCGTAGCCATCGCCCGGCGTGCACTTGGTGAACTGGCCGATGGCCACACCGGCCAGGCGATCCAAGACACCGGCCAGCTTCAGCGTGGACAGCATGCGGTCGACGCGGTAGATGTACTCGTTGATCTCTTCAAGGAACAG
The genomic region above belongs to Aquabacterium sp. OR-4 and contains:
- the porA gene encoding pyruvate ferredoxin oxidoreductase, whose product is MPPVEAATRPGGHREQIEGSVAVARAVALARPEVICAYPISPQTHIVEGLGALVKSGQLTPCEFINVESEFAAMSVAIGASAAGARAYTATASQGLLFMAEAVYNASGLGLPIVMTVANRAIGAPINIWNDHSDSMSQRDCGWIQLFAENNQEALDLHLQAFKLAEELSLPVMVCMDGFILTHAYEPVNLPDQAEVDAFLPPYVPRQVLDPAEPVSIGAMVGPEAFMEVRYLAHARQLQALERIPQIADEFAQRFGRRSGGLVRAYRCDDAATIVVALGSVLGTLKDTVDALRDEGQKIGVLGIHSFRPFPLAAVREALAGAQRVVVLEKSFSVGLGGVVSTDVRLALSGLHLHGHTVVAGLGGRAITQASLARMLHEAVAGTLPPLSFLDLDWRIVNRQLEREAAQRRSGPIAENLLRDLGSMPAVRGADQSERAERRAAPKPARVPSGGRPTDPSDEGLP
- a CDS encoding 2-oxoacid:acceptor oxidoreductase family protein, which codes for MLQIRIHGRGGQGVVTAAEMLSIAAFWQGRCAQAFPSFGSERTGAPVVAFCRIDDREIRLREPIMAPDVLIVQDATLLHQVDVFQGLQPDGYVLINSRLGFDALGLGDMASRFRHERLTTVPATDIAQKHLGRPLPNAVLLGGFAALAGLVSLDAVAHAIRDKFKGQLAEANVAAASEAFAHVSREIEELRHAAR